In Kordiimonas pumila, a single genomic region encodes these proteins:
- the dnaJ gene encoding molecular chaperone DnaJ — MSKADYYELLGVGKGADEAALKKAFRKAAMQHHPDRNPGDQEAEKKFKEIGEAYDVLKDPNKRAAYDRYGHAAFENGMGGAGGGAGAGGFDFSDVFEEFFGDFMGGGGGRRRRGGPQAGRGSDMRFNLEITLEDAFLGKTDKITIPTSVACDPCGGSGAEPGSKPEVCDTCGGHGKVRANQGFFMVERTCPKCHGTGSIIANPCKSCRGAGRVNKEKTLQVKIPQGVEEGTRIRLTGEGEAGTRGAPAGDLYIFLSIKPHPFFKRDADMLYCQVPIPMSTAALGGHIDVPTIEGKRARVKIPEGTQSGRQFRLRGKGMPELNGGFTGDMIIETVVETPENMTKRQRELLEEFAAEGGDQVSPRSEGFFAKVKDLWEDLKD, encoded by the coding sequence ATGTCTAAAGCGGATTATTACGAGCTTCTTGGTGTAGGGAAAGGTGCAGACGAGGCCGCGCTGAAAAAAGCGTTCAGAAAGGCTGCCATGCAACACCACCCGGACCGCAATCCGGGGGACCAGGAAGCAGAAAAAAAATTCAAGGAAATAGGCGAGGCCTACGACGTTCTGAAGGACCCAAACAAGCGGGCTGCTTATGATCGTTATGGCCATGCTGCTTTTGAGAATGGCATGGGCGGCGCGGGTGGCGGCGCGGGTGCTGGTGGCTTTGATTTTTCAGATGTCTTTGAAGAATTTTTTGGTGACTTCATGGGCGGCGGCGGTGGCCGCAGGCGTCGTGGTGGCCCGCAAGCCGGTCGTGGCAGCGATATGCGCTTTAATCTTGAAATCACTCTTGAAGACGCGTTTCTCGGGAAAACGGACAAGATAACAATTCCAACGTCGGTTGCGTGTGATCCGTGTGGTGGGTCTGGCGCTGAACCGGGTTCAAAACCTGAAGTGTGCGATACGTGCGGTGGGCATGGTAAGGTGCGTGCTAATCAGGGCTTTTTCATGGTGGAGCGTACATGTCCTAAATGCCATGGAACAGGTAGTATTATAGCAAACCCGTGCAAAAGTTGCCGGGGTGCAGGCCGGGTAAACAAGGAAAAAACCTTGCAGGTGAAAATCCCGCAAGGTGTTGAGGAAGGCACCCGTATTCGCCTCACCGGTGAAGGCGAAGCTGGCACGCGCGGCGCACCTGCGGGCGACCTCTATATTTTCCTGTCAATCAAACCGCACCCGTTTTTCAAACGCGATGCAGACATGCTTTACTGTCAGGTGCCTATTCCTATGTCAACAGCGGCACTTGGCGGGCATATTGATGTACCAACCATTGAAGGCAAGCGTGCGCGGGTGAAAATTCCAGAAGGCACTCAGTCTGGCCGCCAGTTCCGCTTGCGCGGCAAGGGTATGCCTGAGCTGAATGGTGGCTTTACGGGTGATATGATCATTGAAACTGTGGTAGAAACACCTGAAAACATGACCAAACGTCAGCGTGAGCTGCTTGAAGAGTTTGCGGCAGAAGGTGGTGATCAGGTTTCACCGCGCTCAGAAGGTTTTTTTGCGAAGGTGAAAGACCTTTGGGAAGATCTAAAAGATTAA
- a CDS encoding TetR/AcrR family transcriptional regulator encodes MPSSKASIIKKAPKQKRSKARREEILKAANNLVTFAASSAFPNLDTVTTTIIAQEANIPVGSVYQYFTDRNDILLALYTHAYDDIEKSVSTALEALKPCEDFKTIIHILLTKFWETANTHASFKLLTRWSNSQGSVRDKTPDEVGGLGTIIERTLALSSVEIGNDRYNAVVKTVTVAISVLVDQAIEENNKTKAKQLIDELTILISSYIGYYKTTER; translated from the coding sequence GTGCCAAGTAGTAAGGCGAGTATTATTAAAAAAGCACCAAAACAGAAACGTTCGAAAGCTAGGCGTGAAGAAATTTTAAAGGCCGCAAACAACCTTGTAACTTTTGCTGCAAGTTCTGCTTTTCCAAACCTTGATACGGTAACAACTACGATAATTGCGCAAGAAGCAAACATCCCAGTTGGCTCGGTGTATCAATATTTTACAGACCGCAATGATATTTTGTTAGCGCTTTATACCCATGCGTATGACGATATAGAGAAGTCTGTTTCCACCGCCCTTGAAGCCCTTAAACCATGTGAAGATTTTAAAACCATCATTCATATACTGCTCACCAAGTTCTGGGAAACCGCCAATACACATGCCTCGTTCAAGCTCTTAACACGCTGGTCCAACAGTCAAGGCTCTGTACGGGACAAAACCCCCGATGAAGTAGGGGGGCTGGGCACTATTATTGAGCGCACCCTTGCCCTATCGTCGGTAGAGATCGGCAATGACCGCTACAACGCTGTGGTGAAAACTGTAACTGTTGCCATTTCTGTGCTGGTAGATCAGGCCATTGAAGAAAACAACAAAACAAAAGCCAAACAGCTTATCGACGAGCTAACCATTTTGATTAGCTCGTATATTGGATATTATAAAACTACGGAGAGATAA
- the dapB gene encoding 4-hydroxy-tetrahydrodipicolinate reductase has product MSLSLKVGVVGCLGRMGQAIIEVVSKTDGLVLVAGSEAVTHPKVGTCIPGTEVIITPDSNSVFEAADVVIDFTPPGNTAAHAVLAAEHKTALVVGTTGFSDTDNQSLDIAAEEVVIVQAGNYSLGVNLLKALTKQVAATLGTDWDIEIVEMHHRHKVDAPSGTAVMLGESAAEGRGTTLGTLRTPAREGITGERLEGSIGFSALRGGSVIGEHDVIFASGSERITLSHKAENRTLFADGAVRAALWTASQKKGRYSMMDVLGL; this is encoded by the coding sequence ATGTCGCTGAGCTTGAAAGTTGGTGTTGTTGGCTGCCTTGGCAGAATGGGTCAGGCTATTATTGAGGTTGTGTCTAAAACTGATGGCCTTGTGCTGGTTGCTGGTTCTGAGGCGGTAACACACCCAAAGGTAGGCACGTGTATCCCGGGAACCGAAGTTATCATTACCCCAGACAGTAACAGTGTTTTTGAGGCCGCCGATGTGGTTATCGACTTTACTCCGCCCGGTAATACGGCGGCACATGCTGTACTGGCAGCAGAGCATAAAACAGCTCTTGTTGTCGGCACCACAGGTTTTTCTGACACGGACAACCAGTCGCTTGATATTGCGGCTGAGGAAGTTGTTATTGTGCAGGCTGGAAACTATTCGCTGGGGGTGAATTTGCTAAAAGCCTTAACCAAACAGGTGGCAGCAACACTTGGCACTGACTGGGACATTGAAATAGTTGAAATGCACCACCGACATAAGGTTGATGCACCGTCTGGTACTGCTGTTATGCTCGGGGAATCTGCTGCGGAAGGGCGTGGCACAACGCTTGGCACACTGCGCACACCAGCCCGTGAGGGCATTACAGGGGAAAGGCTGGAAGGCAGCATTGGCTTTTCGGCGCTCAGGGGCGGTTCGGTTATTGGGGAGCATGATGTTATTTTTGCAAGTGGCAGTGAACGCATAACCCTGTCGCATAAAGCAGAAAACCGTACCTTGTTTGCTGACGGTGCTGTGCGGGCGGCCTTGTGGACGGCGAGCCAGAAAAAGGGCCGCTATTCAATGATGGATGTTCTGGGTTTATAA
- a CDS encoding DUF2244 domain-containing protein produces MDKSLQMDKSLQPAIFDQQLKPYRALKPEHVQNLIFLLGALSILGGIRFYVLGAWPVALFLVLDIAALGLAFYVNFRRARLSETITLTETELVVVRTHPNGREESWVFEPYWVMLSLKKTDAYSSTCKLSLHNQSVTIGSFLNEDARKAFYMELRDVLDRWKHR; encoded by the coding sequence ATGGACAAATCTCTGCAAATGGACAAATCTCTGCAACCCGCGATTTTCGACCAGCAATTAAAGCCATACAGAGCCTTAAAACCAGAGCATGTTCAAAACCTGATCTTTCTGCTGGGTGCGCTGTCTATTCTTGGCGGTATTCGGTTTTATGTGCTTGGAGCTTGGCCGGTTGCCCTTTTTCTAGTGCTGGATATCGCCGCCCTTGGCCTTGCCTTTTATGTTAACTTTCGGCGTGCCAGACTTTCTGAAACCATTACGCTCACAGAAACAGAGCTTGTTGTGGTGCGCACCCATCCAAATGGCCGCGAGGAAAGCTGGGTGTTTGAGCCTTATTGGGTGATGCTGTCGCTCAAAAAAACAGATGCTTATTCAAGTACTTGCAAACTTTCCCTGCACAACCAATCAGTGACGATTGGCTCTTTCCTGAACGAAGACGCCCGCAAAGCTTTTTATATGGAATTACGCGACGTGCTTGATCGCTGGAAACACCGGTAA
- a CDS encoding UbiH/UbiF/VisC/COQ6 family ubiquinone biosynthesis hydroxylase produces the protein MVAKAFETDITLIGGGMAGMTAAIGLADHGFTVTLVDQAPKGDLTAVSYDGRSSALAYASCQLLDAIGVWPHMAPYAQPILEIRVSDGPSLMHLHFDHETLGDGPLGHMVENRHTRLALFARMAELRNIQFLAPEHVSLIERSKTGAKVTLNSGKTIQSKLVIGADGKNSIVRAHACIPVSTIPYAQHGIVCSIEHEFSHCGIAHERFLPSGPFAILPLTGNRSSLVWTEKSHLVETIMGLPDRAFTAEIARRTGDFLGDIKVIGGRWAYPLSLQYAARYTDDCLALIGDAAHSIHPISGQGLNLGIKDIAALIEVLAEARRVGLDIGNSSVLERYGQWRTTDNASVYAITDIFNRLFSNDITPVKIARDLGMAGINKITPLKNFFMAHARGTVGELPKLLRGEKVGP, from the coding sequence ATGGTGGCTAAAGCTTTTGAAACAGACATAACCCTTATAGGCGGCGGCATGGCAGGCATGACAGCCGCAATCGGTCTTGCAGACCATGGTTTTACAGTTACGCTTGTGGACCAGGCCCCCAAGGGCGACCTAACTGCTGTTTCCTATGATGGCCGCTCCAGTGCCCTTGCTTATGCATCATGCCAACTGCTTGATGCCATTGGGGTTTGGCCGCATATGGCACCCTACGCACAGCCCATTCTGGAAATTCGGGTCTCAGACGGGCCGTCCCTGATGCATTTGCACTTCGACCATGAAACACTGGGTGATGGCCCACTTGGGCATATGGTTGAAAACCGACACACACGATTAGCGCTTTTTGCCCGCATGGCAGAACTAAGAAATATTCAGTTTCTGGCACCAGAGCATGTAAGCCTTATTGAACGCAGTAAAACAGGGGCCAAGGTTACGCTTAATAGCGGCAAAACCATTCAGTCAAAGCTTGTTATTGGGGCAGACGGCAAAAACAGTATTGTACGCGCCCATGCCTGCATTCCGGTTTCGACCATTCCCTATGCCCAGCACGGTATTGTGTGTTCTATTGAGCATGAATTTAGCCACTGCGGCATAGCACACGAACGTTTTTTGCCCTCAGGGCCTTTTGCCATTCTGCCGCTTACCGGCAATAGGTCATCGCTGGTATGGACAGAAAAAAGCCACCTAGTTGAGACCATAATGGGCCTGCCTGACAGGGCTTTTACCGCAGAAATTGCGCGCCGCACGGGTGATTTTCTGGGCGATATTAAGGTGATTGGCGGCAGGTGGGCATATCCGCTTAGCCTGCAGTATGCCGCGCGCTACACCGATGACTGCCTTGCTCTTATCGGCGATGCCGCCCACAGCATTCACCCCATATCGGGGCAGGGCCTGAACTTGGGCATCAAGGATATTGCAGCGCTTATCGAAGTATTAGCCGAAGCTCGTCGTGTTGGGCTGGATATTGGTAATTCTAGCGTTCTGGAACGTTACGGGCAGTGGCGCACCACCGATAATGCCTCTGTTTATGCCATTACCGACATTTTCAACCGGTTGTTTTCAAATGATATTACGCCTGTCAAGATCGCCCGGGATCTTGGCATGGCAGGCATTAACAAAATAACCCCGCTGAAAAACTTTTTCATGGCACATGCGCGCGGCACAGTGGGTGAACTGCCAAAACTCCTACGCGGGGAAAAGGTTGGCCCTTAA
- a CDS encoding mechanosensitive ion channel family protein has protein sequence MLFSNMSWQDLIEMEVYKNTLLEWAAAFGIGLLLFVVLALIKETGLRKFRETIVRDPEGWGSSLVEALQNTKKLTILLLSIYIGVRGLTLPPVIADNLRIITLAIFFIQIGLWCVGILNGWAARYREQQITINPGAVSTLGAVRVILIGVIWAGVLLLILDNIGFDITALVAGLGIGGIAIALAVQNILGDLFSSLSIVLDKTFVVGDFIIVGDYMGTVENIGLKTTRIRSLSGEQIVFSNTDLLNGRIRNYGRMYERRISIKLGVIYQTSREKLKKIPVILREAIEAQEKTRFDRAHFLAYGNFSLDFEYVYYVLSSDYNDYMDIHQAINFIIHEKFEAEGIEFAYPTQTLFLEGLKAETKSE, from the coding sequence GTGTTATTTAGTAATATGAGCTGGCAAGACCTAATCGAAATGGAAGTGTATAAAAACACTCTGCTTGAATGGGCTGCTGCCTTTGGCATTGGCCTTTTATTATTCGTGGTTTTAGCCCTTATTAAAGAAACGGGCCTGCGTAAATTCAGGGAAACTATTGTAAGGGATCCAGAAGGCTGGGGTTCATCGTTAGTTGAGGCTCTTCAAAACACTAAAAAGCTCACGATACTCCTGCTGTCCATTTACATTGGTGTGCGCGGTTTAACACTTCCCCCGGTTATTGCAGATAATCTTCGCATCATTACCCTTGCGATATTTTTTATCCAGATAGGCCTTTGGTGTGTGGGTATTTTAAATGGCTGGGCCGCGCGGTACCGCGAACAGCAAATCACGATTAACCCCGGTGCTGTTAGCACGCTGGGTGCGGTACGGGTTATTTTAATTGGCGTTATATGGGCGGGTGTTTTACTGCTGATCCTCGATAATATCGGCTTTGATATTACAGCGCTTGTTGCAGGCCTTGGCATTGGTGGTATTGCCATTGCCCTTGCTGTGCAAAATATTTTAGGTGACCTGTTTTCTTCGCTTTCTATTGTGCTGGATAAAACCTTTGTTGTTGGCGATTTCATTATTGTTGGCGATTATATGGGCACGGTTGAAAATATTGGCCTCAAAACCACAAGAATTCGCAGCCTGTCTGGCGAGCAAATTGTTTTTTCCAATACAGATTTGTTGAATGGCCGCATACGAAACTATGGTCGTATGTACGAACGGCGTATTTCAATCAAGCTAGGGGTGATTTACCAGACAAGCAGAGAGAAGTTAAAAAAGATCCCTGTGATTTTGCGGGAAGCAATAGAAGCTCAGGAAAAAACTCGGTTTGATCGTGCGCACTTTCTTGCTTACGGCAACTTTTCGTTGGATTTTGAGTATGTTTATTATGTTCTGTCATCAGATTATAATGACTATATGGATATTCATCAGGCTATTAATTTTATCATTCATGAAAAATTTGAAGCAGAAGGGATTGAGTTTGCATACCCAACCCAAACCCTGTTTCTGGAAGGGCTGAAGGCAGAAACAAAAAGTGAATAA
- a CDS encoding FtsK/SpoIIIE family DNA translocase, whose amino-acid sequence MAAKKTAVKKRATQTPGTKAPILPPALVTFFKNAGWRLLGLLLAAISLALFLCLWSYHPADPGFNNQAYTPVQNWMGQWGANIADLLSQTLALVSYLLVLPFLVWGIKVMRLKWLPLFWLNLAMVPVSLVLLAIAASVVAPDPAYHNQAGYGGALGQQLYQMVNGLINTVAVPSWAYGILFLVLGLPAYAFCLALNAAEWQSIGGFLWAGILRIFYAILWAVRAIGRGIAAGLRVIFRSRDDRDDDVFERVEPSMHAKAETVSVRPTRIESVPPQQRKRVQEPPKTKKGIREVKEAQVTLDLGDGSAFVLPPLELLTPPPPPEKISRIGTEALEQNARMLESVLDDFGVQGEINDVRPGPVVTLYELEPARGVKSARVIGLADDIARSMSAISARVAVVPGRNAIGIELPNVDRQTVLLRELLASRDYEATKARLPVVLGKDIGGEPVVADLASMPHLLVAGTTGSGKSVGINTMILSLLYRHSPETLRFIMVDPKMLELSVYDGIPHLLTPVVTEPKKAVVALKWAVREMEQRYSNMSKLGVRNLAAFNKRIMDAKADGERLTREVQTGFDKETGQPIMEHQEFDFEPLPFIVIVIDEMADLMLVAGKDVEATVQRLAQMARAAGIHLVMATQRPSVDVITGTIKANFPTRISFQVTSKIDSRTILGEQGAEQLLGMGDMLFMAGGGRITRVHGAFVSDTEVETVVRHLKRNGAPEYLSSVTEEPEDGFDSPFIPGPSGDDSDNSLYDQAVNIVLRDRRASTSYIQRRLKIGYNKAASLIEEMEDQSVISAPNHKGQREVLVPEREEEF is encoded by the coding sequence GTGGCTGCAAAAAAAACGGCTGTTAAAAAAAGGGCGACACAGACACCCGGGACAAAGGCACCTATATTGCCCCCTGCACTTGTAACATTTTTCAAGAATGCGGGTTGGCGCTTGCTGGGCTTATTGCTTGCCGCTATTTCGCTTGCTCTGTTTTTGTGCCTTTGGTCTTATCATCCCGCAGACCCTGGTTTTAACAATCAGGCCTATACACCGGTCCAAAACTGGATGGGCCAGTGGGGCGCAAACATTGCTGACCTGTTGTCACAGACGCTGGCTCTAGTATCATATCTGCTTGTTTTACCCTTCCTTGTGTGGGGCATAAAGGTCATGCGTCTTAAATGGCTGCCGCTCTTTTGGCTAAATCTGGCAATGGTGCCGGTTTCCCTTGTTCTGCTTGCTATTGCGGCCAGTGTTGTGGCGCCTGACCCTGCTTACCATAATCAGGCGGGGTACGGCGGTGCGCTTGGCCAGCAGCTTTATCAAATGGTCAATGGTCTTATAAACACTGTAGCGGTCCCAAGCTGGGCTTATGGTATTTTGTTTCTGGTTTTGGGGCTGCCTGCATACGCCTTTTGCCTTGCGCTAAACGCTGCTGAGTGGCAATCAATTGGCGGTTTTTTGTGGGCCGGTATTCTGCGTATTTTTTATGCTATATTGTGGGCTGTGCGCGCTATTGGCCGGGGCATTGCGGCAGGTTTGCGTGTTATTTTCCGCAGCCGCGATGACCGTGACGATGATGTTTTTGAGCGGGTTGAACCGTCTATGCACGCCAAAGCCGAAACGGTAAGTGTGCGCCCAACACGTATTGAATCAGTGCCACCCCAGCAGCGCAAGCGCGTTCAAGAACCACCAAAAACCAAAAAAGGCATCAGGGAAGTAAAAGAAGCACAGGTTACACTTGATCTGGGTGATGGCAGTGCTTTTGTTTTGCCGCCGCTTGAACTGTTAACACCCCCGCCGCCGCCCGAAAAAATTAGCCGGATCGGCACCGAAGCGCTCGAGCAAAATGCCCGTATGCTGGAAAGTGTTCTCGATGACTTTGGTGTGCAGGGCGAGATTAACGATGTGCGCCCCGGCCCTGTTGTAACCCTTTACGAACTTGAACCTGCGCGCGGGGTTAAGTCTGCCCGCGTTATTGGGCTTGCGGATGATATTGCCCGTTCCATGAGTGCTATATCTGCTCGTGTGGCGGTTGTGCCGGGCCGTAATGCGATTGGTATTGAGCTGCCAAACGTTGACAGGCAAACTGTTTTGCTGCGCGAACTTCTCGCTAGCCGCGATTATGAGGCCACAAAAGCCCGGCTGCCGGTCGTTCTGGGTAAGGATATAGGCGGTGAGCCGGTTGTGGCGGACCTTGCCTCCATGCCGCACTTGCTGGTGGCGGGTACAACAGGGTCTGGTAAATCTGTTGGTATCAATACCATGATCCTGTCGCTTCTCTACCGTCATAGCCCGGAAACGCTGCGCTTTATCATGGTTGACCCTAAAATGCTGGAACTGTCGGTTTATGATGGTATCCCGCATCTCTTAACGCCCGTTGTGACAGAGCCGAAAAAGGCAGTTGTTGCCCTGAAGTGGGCGGTGCGGGAAATGGAACAGCGCTATAGCAATATGTCAAAGCTTGGGGTGCGTAACCTTGCAGCGTTCAACAAGCGTATTATGGATGCAAAAGCAGACGGCGAGCGTTTAACCCGTGAAGTACAAACCGGGTTTGACAAGGAAACCGGCCAGCCAATTATGGAGCATCAGGAGTTTGATTTCGAACCCTTGCCCTTTATCGTGATTGTGATTGACGAGATGGCAGACCTGATGCTGGTTGCAGGCAAAGATGTGGAAGCGACTGTACAGCGCCTTGCTCAAATGGCGCGGGCCGCTGGTATCCACCTTGTGATGGCGACACAGCGCCCGTCGGTGGATGTCATCACCGGTACGATCAAGGCGAACTTCCCAACCCGTATCAGCTTTCAGGTAACCAGTAAAATCGATAGCCGTACGATCCTCGGTGAACAAGGTGCAGAGCAGCTTCTTGGTATGGGCGATATGCTCTTTATGGCAGGCGGCGGCCGCATAACCCGTGTACACGGCGCTTTTGTGTCTGATACCGAGGTGGAAACGGTGGTCCGGCATCTTAAACGTAACGGTGCCCCTGAATATCTGTCATCGGTTACCGAGGAACCTGAAGATGGCTTTGACAGCCCGTTCATCCCCGGTCCATCTGGAGATGATAGTGATAATAGCCTCTACGATCAGGCGGTGAATATTGTTCTAAGGGACAGACGGGCCTCTACAAGCTATATCCAGCGCCGGTTGAAGATTGGTTATAATAAAGCGGCATCTCTCATTGAGGAAATGGAAGATCAGAGCGTTATAAGCGCACCAAACCACAAGGGGCAGCGCGAAGTGCTGGTTCCTGAGCGCGAAGAAGAGTTTTAG
- a CDS encoding LolA family protein: MKAPLLCLLFVFAAPHIRADDTAKLSPQPLEEQTIEESSSLAALTRMQTYMEVVQSLEADFVQEAPDGSKTRGTLYMARPGKIRFDYADDVPFLMVADGKTLNFIDYEIGQVTKWPVKDTPLRALLGKSTDLASINAHIQVAPEGVENLVALSASDPDKPEMGRITVYFENAPDLPGGLKLLSWVVIDAQEKVTIVELSRQSVNVDLKSDLWSFEDPRGLTKRRTNRH; encoded by the coding sequence TTGAAAGCACCTTTGTTATGCCTGCTGTTTGTGTTTGCCGCCCCGCACATAAGGGCAGATGACACAGCCAAGCTATCGCCGCAACCCCTTGAGGAGCAAACGATAGAAGAAAGCAGCTCTCTTGCAGCGCTTACCCGCATGCAAACGTATATGGAGGTTGTGCAAAGCCTTGAGGCTGATTTTGTACAGGAAGCGCCAGATGGTAGTAAAACCCGTGGCACACTTTATATGGCGCGGCCCGGTAAAATCCGCTTTGATTATGCAGATGATGTGCCGTTCCTGATGGTAGCGGATGGTAAGACCCTGAACTTTATTGATTATGAAATCGGGCAGGTAACAAAGTGGCCGGTGAAAGATACGCCGCTGCGTGCACTGCTTGGCAAATCAACAGACCTTGCCAGCATTAATGCCCATATTCAGGTGGCACCAGAGGGCGTTGAAAATCTGGTAGCGCTTTCAGCATCAGACCCGGACAAGCCTGAAATGGGCCGGATAACAGTTTATTTTGAAAATGCGCCCGATTTACCGGGGGGGCTTAAGCTTCTGAGCTGGGTGGTGATTGACGCGCAGGAAAAGGTAACCATTGTTGAACTGTCACGCCAAAGCGTGAATGTTGACCTGAAAAGCGACCTATGGAGCTTTGAGGATCCGCGCGGCCTGACCAAACGCCGGACAAACCGTCATTAA
- a CDS encoding exodeoxyribonuclease III — translation MRLITWNINSVRARLDIVQQLVETYRPDVLCLQETKVQDDMFPRGFFEEIGLPHLAIHGQKSHHGVATAAKEPFADSYKTNWCDMGDARHIAIKLASGQTVHNFYVPAGGDEPDPTINDKFAHKLKFIDEMTAWSAGLKDPSILVGDLNIAPYADDVWDHKKLLKVVSHTPLECDLMLKLMAAHGWHDVMREHTPLPEKLFSWWSYRARDWSAADKGRRLDHVWTSPALKGTTTHMEVIRDARGWGKPSDHAPVLVDFSL, via the coding sequence ATGCGATTGATTACATGGAACATTAATTCTGTACGGGCGCGGCTCGATATTGTGCAGCAGCTTGTGGAGACATACAGGCCAGATGTGCTGTGTCTGCAGGAAACCAAAGTGCAGGATGATATGTTCCCGCGTGGTTTTTTCGAGGAAATTGGCCTGCCACACCTTGCTATTCACGGACAGAAAAGCCATCACGGCGTGGCAACCGCGGCTAAAGAGCCATTTGCGGATAGTTATAAAACTAATTGGTGTGATATGGGCGACGCCCGCCATATTGCCATTAAGCTTGCAAGTGGCCAGACAGTGCATAATTTTTATGTACCCGCAGGCGGCGACGAGCCAGACCCCACAATCAACGATAAATTTGCCCACAAGCTGAAGTTCATTGACGAAATGACAGCATGGTCAGCAGGCCTGAAAGACCCTAGCATTCTGGTGGGTGACCTGAATATCGCCCCCTACGCAGATGATGTGTGGGACCATAAAAAGCTGCTTAAAGTAGTGTCGCATACGCCGCTTGAGTGTGACCTGATGCTGAAACTGATGGCGGCTCATGGCTGGCATGATGTGATGCGCGAGCACACGCCGCTTCCGGAAAAGCTGTTTAGCTGGTGGTCGTACCGCGCCCGCGACTGGTCAGCCGCTGACAAGGGCCGCAGGCTTGATCATGTGTGGACCAGCCCTGCCCTGAAAGGCACCACAACTCATATGGAAGTAATTAGAGATGCGCGCGGTTGGGGTAAACCGTCTGACCACGCGCCCGTGCTGGTGGACTTCAGCCTGTAG
- a CDS encoding response regulator transcription factor — translation MSVRKLLLVDDDVDLRESLADNLALCDEFSTTQQGTAADTLTFLASNQVDMIILDVGLPDMDGRELCKRIRKNGISVPILMLTGNVSDADTVLGLDAGANDYVTKPFSFTVLLARIRAHFRQYEQSEDATFDIGPYQFLPSGKLLTEKEKGSKVRLTEKETNILKYLYRARGKAVGREELLAEVWGYNSGVTTHTLETHIYRLRQKIETEPAAARLLITEPGGYSLQGLRV, via the coding sequence ATGTCGGTTAGAAAACTGCTTTTGGTGGATGATGATGTTGATCTGCGCGAAAGCCTTGCAGACAATTTGGCGCTGTGCGACGAGTTTTCAACCACCCAGCAAGGCACTGCGGCAGACACCCTAACCTTTCTGGCCAGCAATCAGGTAGACATGATTATTCTAGATGTCGGGCTGCCCGATATGGATGGCCGCGAACTGTGTAAACGTATCCGTAAAAACGGTATTAGCGTGCCTATCCTTATGCTGACAGGCAATGTATCTGACGCAGACACCGTTTTGGGGCTGGATGCTGGTGCCAACGACTATGTGACCAAGCCTTTCAGCTTTACCGTTTTGCTTGCCCGCATTCGGGCACACTTCCGGCAGTATGAGCAAAGCGAAGACGCCACATTTGATATTGGCCCATACCAGTTTCTGCCCTCTGGCAAACTGCTAACAGAAAAAGAAAAAGGTAGCAAAGTGCGCCTGACGGAAAAAGAAACCAATATTCTAAAGTATTTATACCGGGCACGCGGCAAAGCGGTGGGCCGCGAAGAGCTACTCGCCGAGGTATGGGGCTATAATTCTGGCGTCACCACCCACACACTGGAAACCCATATTTACCGCCTGAGGCAAAAGATAGAGACAGAACCCGCTGCCGCCCGCCTGCTTATTACAGAACCCGGCGGCTATAGCCTGCAAGGGCTGCGGGTATAA